The following coding sequences are from one Shewanella eurypsychrophilus window:
- a CDS encoding LysR family transcriptional regulator, whose amino-acid sequence MNHSDLKIIQGCDLNLLLSLVILIEEQSVSKSADRLDISQPAMSQNLKKIRALFNTPLFVKHGQGIKATEHAIALLPKLREWLQMSSQLILQQPFDPAETHGVIRIAFMDDLTQQMIPMMLDKIMKEAPNVELEFVHKPRDLFTMLESGELDLAAGGTEAPPANIYGRRLNQDQYCAAFAKTHPLAKIKNPSLTQIFSYETAEYSSSNLVEGQINLMVQAHNLTRKVSFVSNSIMVMMHGLMAGKHVGFIPERALQYELWKDKFVGASIAPLPPLESTLYWHARVHRDPLIQWFKDHCLNIVSSLKDDGTLMQPQK is encoded by the coding sequence ATGAATCATTCAGATCTGAAAATAATTCAAGGCTGTGACTTAAACTTATTACTGAGTTTAGTCATCTTAATCGAAGAGCAAAGCGTATCTAAGAGTGCCGATAGACTCGACATCTCTCAGCCAGCCATGAGCCAAAACCTCAAAAAAATACGTGCCTTGTTTAATACTCCCCTGTTTGTCAAACATGGTCAGGGGATCAAAGCAACGGAACATGCCATCGCTCTACTCCCAAAATTACGAGAGTGGTTGCAGATGAGTAGCCAACTGATTTTACAACAACCTTTCGACCCTGCCGAAACCCATGGCGTCATTCGTATCGCCTTTATGGATGATCTCACTCAGCAAATGATCCCTATGATGTTAGATAAGATAATGAAAGAGGCGCCCAATGTTGAACTGGAGTTCGTTCATAAACCAAGAGACCTGTTCACTATGCTCGAATCTGGTGAGTTGGACTTAGCCGCCGGAGGTACAGAGGCGCCACCGGCTAATATATATGGCCGCCGGCTCAATCAAGACCAATATTGCGCGGCATTTGCAAAAACACATCCACTGGCGAAGATAAAAAACCCCAGTTTAACGCAGATTTTTTCTTATGAAACCGCTGAATACTCATCATCGAACCTCGTTGAGGGTCAAATAAACCTCATGGTGCAGGCTCATAATCTAACGCGTAAAGTGAGTTTTGTTAGCAACTCAATAATGGTCATGATGCATGGTTTAATGGCTGGTAAACATGTAGGATTTATTCCTGAACGTGCCCTGCAATATGAACTATGGAAAGATAAGTTTGTAGGCGCATCAATCGCGCCGCTTCCCCCCTTAGAAAGTACTCTCTACTGGCATGCAAGAGTACATAGGGACCCATTGATCCAGTGGTTCAAAGATCACTGTTTAAATATTGTGTCATCCTTGAAAGATGATGGCACCTTGATGCAACCACAAAAGTAA
- a CDS encoding LysR family transcriptional regulator — translation MDLNRVQMFAQVVEQGSFTAAAKALGLTKATVSRKIAELEADAGVQLLFRTTRKLKLTEAGSAYYSKVHRILTDLRNAEDQLSANQEVIKGNLTLVCPIELGQLFLGRIFARFLAQYPDITIEAELSNRKVDVVEEGIDILFQITNSTDTRLQSYDLINTAKTLMASPAYLEKFGTPTTPKDLQQHKGIRLKSAHIDASWTLFDGQNWVTYEPEARLTVNNVTLAREAAIEGLGIATVPDLIARQALEDKQLIPLLEDFPMSQTKVTICFPQRAYLPRKYKVFIEFIYQSLSENTDYILLDIPDFVTLPSNNQS, via the coding sequence ATGGATTTGAATCGCGTTCAGATGTTTGCTCAGGTCGTCGAGCAAGGCAGTTTTACCGCAGCGGCTAAGGCTTTAGGTCTAACCAAGGCCACGGTGAGCCGTAAGATAGCCGAGTTAGAGGCCGATGCTGGCGTACAACTGCTGTTTCGTACCACCAGAAAACTCAAGCTGACCGAGGCAGGCTCAGCTTATTACAGCAAGGTCCATAGGATCTTAACCGATCTCAGAAATGCCGAAGATCAGCTCAGCGCTAATCAGGAAGTCATCAAAGGTAATCTGACCTTAGTCTGCCCTATTGAATTAGGTCAGTTGTTTCTTGGGCGTATTTTTGCTCGTTTTCTGGCGCAATATCCTGATATCACCATAGAAGCAGAGCTCAGTAACCGTAAGGTCGATGTGGTTGAAGAGGGTATCGATATTCTTTTTCAAATAACCAATTCCACAGATACAAGGTTGCAGAGCTACGATCTGATCAACACGGCTAAGACTTTGATGGCAAGCCCCGCATACCTAGAAAAATTTGGTACACCTACAACGCCTAAAGATCTGCAACAACATAAGGGTATACGGCTCAAATCAGCCCATATCGATGCTAGCTGGACCCTATTTGATGGCCAGAATTGGGTCACTTATGAGCCAGAAGCAAGACTGACGGTTAATAATGTCACTTTGGCAAGAGAAGCCGCCATAGAGGGATTAGGGATAGCCACTGTGCCGGATCTCATTGCCAGACAAGCCTTAGAGGACAAACAACTTATTCCATTGCTAGAAGATTTCCCTATGTCACAAACTAAGGTCACCATCTGTTTTCCACAGCGAGCCTATCTGCCTCGTAAATATAAAGTATTTATCGAGTTCATTTATCAGAGCCTAAGTGAAAACACCGACTATATACTTCTCGATATACCTGACTTTGTTACCTTACCAAGCAATAATCAGTCATAG
- a CDS encoding YebC/PmpR family DNA-binding transcriptional regulator — protein MGRAYQNRKESMAKTAGQKTRVYSRYGKEIYVCAKNGGFDPDGNLPLRQLIAKAKKDQVPAHVIERAIDKAKGGGGEDYETARYEGFSPGGAMVIVDCLTDNGKRTFTEVRQSFVKNDAKLGGPGTVSHMFDHQAVFAFKGEDEEAVLEALMMADVDVTDVELEDGIVSVFAPHTEFFKVKTSLTEETPDINFEVEEITFVPQTMTEITDPEVVEQFEKFLAALEDCDDVQNVYHNAELPED, from the coding sequence ATGGGAAGAGCATACCAAAACCGCAAAGAGTCTATGGCTAAAACTGCTGGTCAAAAAACCAGAGTTTACTCAAGATATGGCAAAGAGATATATGTTTGCGCAAAAAATGGTGGCTTCGACCCCGACGGTAACCTACCACTTCGTCAACTGATCGCTAAAGCCAAGAAAGATCAAGTTCCTGCACACGTTATCGAACGTGCTATCGACAAGGCTAAAGGCGGCGGTGGTGAAGACTATGAAACAGCACGCTACGAAGGCTTCAGCCCTGGCGGCGCTATGGTTATCGTCGACTGCTTAACCGATAACGGTAAGCGTACCTTTACCGAGGTTCGCCAATCTTTCGTGAAGAACGATGCTAAGCTCGGCGGCCCAGGTACTGTTAGTCACATGTTCGATCACCAAGCTGTTTTTGCCTTTAAAGGTGAAGATGAAGAAGCCGTGCTTGAAGCGCTTATGATGGCCGATGTCGATGTGACTGATGTCGAACTTGAAGACGGTATTGTCAGTGTATTTGCCCCTCACACTGAATTCTTTAAGGTCAAGACATCCCTGACTGAAGAGACTCCGGATATCAATTTCGAAGTAGAAGAGATCACCTTCGTTCCGCAGACAATGACAGAAATTACCGATCCAGAAGTGGTCGAACAGTTTGAAAAGTTCCTTGCTGCGCTTGAAGATTGTGATGATGTACAAAACGTCTACCACAATGCTGAGTTGCCAGAAGACTAA
- a CDS encoding DHA2 family efflux MFS transporter permease subunit → MATAISTADKASQVEAQPKGYERGSRRAWIAVFGGLIGAFMAILDIQITNASMKEIQGSLGATLEEGSWIATAYLVAEMIAIPLSGWLSQGLSVRRYLLWTTSLFIGASLLCSMAWNLESMIAFRALQGFFGGALIPLAFRLILEFLPDNKRSVGMALFGVTATFAPSIGPTLGGWLTEQFSWHYLFYINVPPGLLVMAMLAYGLEKKPVIWDKLKNVDLSGIITMALGMGCLEVVLEEGNRKDWFGSDLIRNLSIVAVINISLFIYIQLKKKEPLVNLRLLGQRDFAISTLAYFLLGVALFGAIYMIPLYLSQIHDYSPLEIGEVIMWMGFPQLLVLPFIPKLMERFDGRYLAAFGFAMFSLSYYMNSHMTADFAGDQMIASQIVRALGQPFILVPIGIIATMHIKPHENASASTVLNVMRNLGGACGIALVATMTDNLSREHLANIKETLPAVSPLANDYLTQTANVFIQAGSDPVTASAQANAMLSQTMTQQAYIQAYNDVFFILSVLLLVAVVAVLSIRKPTKKT, encoded by the coding sequence ATGGCGACTGCAATATCAACAGCAGACAAAGCATCACAGGTAGAGGCTCAACCCAAGGGCTATGAACGGGGCAGCCGCAGAGCCTGGATTGCCGTGTTTGGTGGTCTTATCGGTGCCTTCATGGCGATTCTGGATATTCAGATAACCAATGCTTCTATGAAAGAGATCCAGGGAAGCCTAGGTGCCACATTGGAGGAGGGGTCTTGGATCGCAACGGCCTATCTGGTTGCCGAGATGATAGCCATTCCGCTCTCTGGCTGGCTCAGCCAGGGGTTATCGGTGCGCCGTTACCTGTTGTGGACGACCTCCTTGTTTATCGGTGCATCACTCTTGTGTTCCATGGCCTGGAACCTGGAGTCAATGATCGCCTTTAGGGCCTTGCAGGGCTTCTTTGGTGGCGCCTTGATCCCTCTGGCGTTCAGGCTGATTTTAGAGTTTCTTCCTGATAATAAACGCTCAGTTGGAATGGCCTTATTTGGGGTTACAGCGACTTTTGCACCATCAATTGGGCCAACATTGGGTGGTTGGTTAACAGAGCAGTTTAGCTGGCACTATCTGTTCTATATTAACGTGCCTCCAGGGTTGTTGGTGATGGCCATGCTTGCCTATGGCTTAGAGAAGAAACCTGTCATATGGGACAAGCTTAAGAATGTGGATCTTTCGGGGATTATTACCATGGCGCTGGGCATGGGCTGCCTGGAAGTCGTGCTCGAAGAGGGTAACCGTAAAGATTGGTTTGGCTCAGATCTGATCCGTAATCTAAGTATCGTCGCAGTCATCAATATCTCACTGTTTATCTATATTCAGCTGAAAAAGAAAGAACCTCTAGTTAACCTTAGGTTGCTGGGGCAGAGAGACTTTGCCATTTCGACACTGGCATACTTCTTACTCGGTGTAGCGCTGTTTGGGGCGATTTATATGATCCCTCTCTACTTGTCACAGATCCATGATTATAGTCCGCTGGAGATTGGCGAAGTGATTATGTGGATGGGCTTTCCCCAGTTGTTGGTACTGCCTTTTATTCCTAAGCTTATGGAGCGTTTTGATGGCCGTTATCTAGCGGCATTTGGTTTCGCCATGTTCTCTTTAAGCTACTATATGAATAGCCACATGACTGCAGACTTTGCCGGCGATCAGATGATTGCCTCGCAAATAGTACGTGCACTAGGTCAGCCATTTATCTTAGTGCCCATAGGCATTATAGCGACCATGCATATCAAACCCCATGAGAATGCCTCTGCATCGACAGTGCTTAATGTTATGCGTAATTTGGGTGGCGCCTGTGGTATTGCCTTAGTGGCAACCATGACAGATAACTTGTCCAGAGAGCATTTGGCCAATATCAAAGAGACATTACCCGCCGTTAGTCCTCTGGCTAATGACTACCTGACTCAAACTGCAAATGTGTTTATTCAGGCTGGCTCAGATCCTGTCACTGCCTCGGCGCAAGCCAACGCCATGCTGAGTCAGACCATGACACAGCAAGCTTATATTCAAGCCTACAATGATGTGTTTTTCATATTGTCAGTCTTGTTACTTGTTGCGGTCGTTGCGGTGCTTTCAATCAGAAAACCAACTAAAAAAACTTAG
- the udp gene encoding uridine phosphorylase, whose amino-acid sequence MSDVFHLGLTKKMLDGASLAIVPGDPERVKRIAELMEGATFLASHREYTSYLAYIDGKPVVVCSTGIGGPSTSIAVEELAQLGVTTFLRVGTTGAIQPQVNVGDVIVTQASVRLDGASLHFAPMEYPAVANFECTTAMVAASREAGLEPHIGITASSDTFYPGQERYDTVSGRITRQFKGSMQEWQDLGVLNYEMESSTLFTMCASQGWRAACVAGVIVNRTQQEIPDEVTMKNTEVSAISIVVAAAKKLLA is encoded by the coding sequence ATGTCTGATGTATTTCACTTAGGCTTGACCAAGAAAATGTTAGATGGAGCAAGCTTGGCGATAGTGCCAGGTGATCCTGAAAGAGTTAAACGTATTGCCGAATTAATGGAAGGGGCAACATTTTTAGCGAGTCACCGCGAATATACCAGCTACCTAGCTTACATAGACGGCAAGCCCGTTGTTGTTTGTTCTACCGGTATTGGTGGGCCATCGACTTCAATTGCAGTTGAAGAGTTAGCTCAATTGGGTGTGACGACCTTCCTACGAGTCGGTACTACCGGTGCGATTCAACCTCAAGTCAATGTGGGTGATGTCATTGTGACTCAGGCTTCAGTACGCTTAGATGGTGCTAGTTTGCATTTTGCTCCAATGGAATATCCAGCAGTAGCAAACTTTGAATGTACTACCGCTATGGTAGCAGCGAGTCGTGAGGCTGGCCTTGAGCCACATATTGGTATCACCGCTTCATCTGATACCTTCTATCCGGGTCAAGAGCGTTACGATACCGTATCTGGACGCATTACACGTCAATTCAAAGGCTCTATGCAAGAGTGGCAAGATCTTGGTGTGTTGAATTATGAGATGGAGTCTTCGACACTATTTACTATGTGTGCTTCTCAAGGTTGGCGTGCAGCCTGCGTTGCAGGTGTTATTGTGAATCGTACTCAACAGGAGATCCCTGATGAAGTCACGATGAAGAATACTGAAGTCAGCGCGATCTCTATTGTTGTTGCGGCGGCTAAGAAGTTACTCGCATAA
- a CDS encoding YdcH family protein has translation MFPEYRELITKLKSHDNHFLKAFNKHNALDHEIKELEQHSDSDINNQIQELKMKKLHLKEEIFSILQKAE, from the coding sequence ATGTTTCCCGAATACAGAGAATTGATCACTAAACTTAAGAGTCATGACAACCACTTCCTCAAGGCATTTAATAAGCATAATGCCCTTGATCATGAAATCAAGGAGCTTGAGCAGCACAGCGACAGTGATATAAATAACCAGATCCAAGAACTGAAAATGAAGAAGCTTCATTTGAAAGAAGAGATATTTTCTATATTACAAAAAGCCGAATAG
- a CDS encoding GNAT family N-acetyltransferase → MQWSDLAFDALSVDELYELMKLRVDIFVVEQNCPYPELDGKDRHPETRHLLGRNPLGEIVAYSRILAPGISYPEVSIGRVVVAKQARGAGVAHQLMIESIKLAKKNWPDENIQLGGQEYLKSFYQKLGFEPVSEVYLEDGIPHLDMLFKR, encoded by the coding sequence ATGCAATGGAGTGATTTGGCGTTTGATGCACTCTCAGTCGATGAGCTATATGAGCTAATGAAGCTCAGGGTGGATATATTTGTGGTAGAGCAAAACTGCCCTTATCCTGAGTTGGATGGTAAAGATCGTCACCCAGAAACACGCCACTTACTGGGGAGAAATCCGCTTGGTGAAATCGTGGCTTATTCACGTATTTTAGCCCCAGGGATAAGCTATCCAGAAGTAAGCATTGGCCGTGTCGTTGTGGCTAAGCAGGCTAGAGGTGCTGGAGTTGCTCACCAACTGATGATTGAATCGATAAAGTTAGCCAAGAAAAATTGGCCCGATGAGAATATTCAGTTAGGTGGACAGGAATATTTGAAAAGTTTCTATCAGAAGCTGGGATTTGAACCTGTCTCTGAGGTGTACCTAGAAGATGGGATCCCGCATCTGGATATGCTGTTCAAGCGTTAG
- a CDS encoding outer membrane beta-barrel protein, with amino-acid sequence MKKSLLAIALMSTFSYANAADIDNTWYLGAGAGQSNYESVDVTNGDYLGDDSDLAWNAIVGYQLNKYFAVEAGWQDLGTADDNHMRTDNGQSIEVDGFTLGMVGTLPLNEKWFLTGEAGAYQYHLAHQMNADKYVSATDTAAYFGAGVGYNITDSLSVSAKYRRFAGIDESAWNTANMDAQTVGLQMTYRFGVKPTPTQTAVVLPAVIKETKPAARPEPVYETKVEKSSIAVLFGFDSSELSSTAQAKLDEVVRISKKNDSDVIMLNGQADNQGDATYNLNLSEARVQHVEDYLTSHGVEVKQLEKQASGEQGAHANTTQERALERRVIITLTSETQVIAS; translated from the coding sequence ATGAAAAAATCACTACTAGCTATCGCACTTATGAGTACTTTCTCATATGCAAACGCTGCAGATATCGACAACACTTGGTACTTAGGTGCCGGTGCAGGTCAAAGCAACTACGAATCAGTAGATGTAACAAACGGCGATTACCTCGGTGACGACAGTGACCTAGCTTGGAACGCCATTGTTGGTTACCAGCTAAACAAATACTTCGCTGTAGAAGCCGGTTGGCAAGATCTTGGTACTGCTGATGACAATCACATGCGTACCGATAATGGGCAAAGCATTGAAGTTGATGGCTTTACTTTAGGTATGGTCGGTACACTTCCATTAAATGAAAAGTGGTTCCTAACTGGTGAAGCCGGTGCTTACCAATACCACCTTGCACATCAGATGAATGCTGATAAATATGTAAGCGCTACTGATACTGCTGCTTACTTTGGTGCTGGTGTGGGTTACAACATCACTGACTCTCTATCTGTCTCTGCTAAATACCGTCGTTTCGCCGGTATCGATGAGTCAGCATGGAACACTGCCAATATGGATGCGCAAACTGTAGGTCTTCAAATGACTTACCGTTTCGGTGTGAAGCCAACGCCAACTCAAACAGCTGTCGTTCTTCCTGCTGTGATCAAAGAGACTAAGCCAGCAGCACGCCCTGAGCCAGTCTACGAGACAAAAGTAGAAAAGAGCAGTATTGCTGTCCTATTCGGTTTTGATTCTTCAGAGTTAAGCAGCACAGCTCAAGCAAAGCTTGACGAAGTCGTTCGCATCTCTAAGAAAAATGACAGCGATGTCATCATGCTTAACGGTCAAGCAGATAACCAAGGTGATGCGACTTACAACCTGAATCTATCTGAAGCACGTGTACAGCACGTTGAAGATTACCTGACTTCTCATGGTGTTGAAGTTAAACAGCTAGAGAAACAAGCTTCTGGTGAGCAAGGTGCTCATGCTAATACGACTCAAGAGCGTGCTCTAGAGCGTCGCGTTATCATCACGCTAACCAGTGAAACACAAGTTATTGCATCTTAA
- a CDS encoding mechanosensitive ion channel family protein, producing the protein MPEEHLQQELQQLQNVYTLITEFLVQYSFRLVGAFIIFLIGLWLAAKVSNLVTRQFEKHNIDLTLSSFVSNLVRILIIIMVAIVALGKLGISVTPMVAAIGAASLGAGLAIQGMLSNYAAGITIIVTRPFVVGNTITVKEVTGVVKDIFLGMTVLTNEEGEQINIPNKHIVGEILHNSFANKLVETRFNISYQTDPEHVTALTTKLLAESPQVYQDKGLHVGINGFNSIGIEIGIRYWVPTQTYYQDKYQTNLAIYKALNAAGIKIPCPVREVHIER; encoded by the coding sequence ATGCCGGAAGAACATCTGCAACAGGAGCTTCAGCAGTTACAAAACGTATATACGCTGATCACTGAATTTTTAGTGCAATACAGCTTCCGCCTCGTCGGCGCATTCATCATCTTCTTAATCGGGTTATGGTTAGCAGCTAAAGTCTCAAACCTTGTCACTAGACAATTTGAAAAGCACAATATTGATCTCACCTTAAGCAGCTTCGTCAGTAACTTAGTTCGCATACTTATCATCATCATGGTTGCCATTGTAGCCTTGGGGAAATTGGGGATCAGTGTCACACCTATGGTTGCGGCTATTGGTGCAGCTTCTCTTGGAGCAGGCCTTGCCATACAAGGAATGCTGTCTAACTATGCTGCAGGCATCACCATCATAGTCACCCGACCATTTGTCGTAGGTAACACCATCACAGTCAAAGAGGTCACTGGTGTCGTTAAGGATATTTTTCTAGGGATGACAGTGTTGACCAATGAGGAGGGCGAACAGATAAATATCCCTAACAAGCATATCGTTGGCGAGATATTGCATAACTCTTTTGCTAACAAACTAGTCGAAACCCGATTTAACATCAGCTACCAAACCGATCCTGAACACGTAACAGCGCTGACAACCAAGCTATTAGCTGAGAGTCCACAGGTATACCAAGATAAGGGCCTACATGTCGGTATTAATGGTTTTAACAGCATAGGTATCGAAATAGGCATACGCTACTGGGTACCAACACAAACTTATTATCAGGATAAGTACCAAACAAACTTGGCTATCTATAAAGCACTGAACGCCGCAGGCATTAAAATCCCCTGCCCGGTGCGAGAAGTTCATATAGAAAGGTAG
- a CDS encoding HlyD family secretion protein gives MSKSKIFIIGSLLIAALLGGGYYWWTQVRFFESTDNAYVESDISHISVKVPGYVVMTDITDNQHVEAGQLLAQLEDNQYVAKVAQGNAELDSAIADQQTLIAKVSLQHALINQAEAGVAAAKSDLSRAQQQLSRSKKLKVKNYSSQDDVDERQAGVESSVAHLDEAKAALIAQQRELAVFNAQLQQIDANVVKAKAGLELAKIQLEDTQVRAPFSGVIGKRGAMKGQYVQPGQALYSLVPDGAVWITANFKETQIQNMQPGQQVQVSLDAFPDQTFTGVIDSLSPASGAKFSLLPAENATGNFTKIVQRIPVRIRLDLSEAQARVVPGLSAVVKVDTHSEPLDQAIAANLGH, from the coding sequence ATGTCCAAGAGCAAAATTTTTATTATCGGATCATTATTAATTGCGGCCCTATTGGGTGGTGGTTACTACTGGTGGACGCAAGTGCGCTTCTTTGAATCGACAGACAATGCCTATGTTGAGTCAGACATCTCCCATATAAGTGTCAAAGTACCGGGTTATGTGGTGATGACAGATATTACCGATAACCAACATGTGGAAGCTGGCCAGCTATTGGCTCAACTCGAAGATAATCAATATGTCGCTAAAGTCGCTCAGGGTAACGCAGAGTTAGACAGTGCCATCGCAGATCAACAAACATTAATCGCTAAGGTGAGTCTGCAACATGCCTTAATCAATCAGGCTGAAGCCGGGGTTGCTGCAGCAAAGTCAGACCTTTCTAGGGCACAGCAGCAGTTATCGCGATCGAAGAAGCTAAAGGTGAAAAACTATAGCTCCCAGGATGATGTCGATGAGAGGCAAGCCGGCGTCGAGTCATCCGTAGCTCATTTGGATGAGGCTAAGGCGGCGCTAATCGCTCAGCAAAGAGAGCTTGCGGTATTCAATGCTCAGCTGCAACAGATAGATGCCAATGTGGTTAAGGCTAAGGCCGGGCTTGAACTGGCCAAGATTCAGTTAGAAGATACTCAAGTGCGTGCACCATTTTCAGGTGTGATAGGAAAGCGTGGGGCCATGAAGGGCCAGTACGTGCAGCCTGGGCAGGCACTATACAGTTTGGTGCCGGATGGGGCTGTGTGGATCACGGCAAACTTTAAAGAGACCCAGATCCAGAATATGCAGCCTGGTCAGCAGGTACAGGTGAGTCTAGATGCGTTTCCCGACCAAACCTTCACAGGTGTAATCGACAGCTTGTCACCTGCTTCCGGCGCCAAATTTAGCTTGCTGCCAGCGGAAAATGCCACCGGAAACTTCACCAAAATAGTACAGAGAATTCCGGTGAGGATCCGTTTGGACTTGAGTGAGGCTCAGGCGCGAGTCGTTCCTGGTTTGAGTGCTGTTGTTAAGGTCGATACCCATAGCGAGCCACTCGATCAAGCCATTGCTGCCAATCTAGGTCACTAA
- a CDS encoding LysR family transcriptional regulator, producing MPLHRNFEQLKDCDLNLLIALSVLLKEAHVTKAAKQLNLSQSAMSQVLKRLRLMFEDPLLVKGHNGMTLTNKALSIEQDLKPLLVKVIELLETDDFDPKTARGRIRFIMNDATAQLCIAPLLSRMNELAPNLEIEYLTQRRDGFQELRRGQVDLIVGFYDNVPKPIQSMTLARANWQMVSLSHDFAVQQGEYNAETGLKLLRYQYQEHNQIHVINALKKINAQEASYALTSGSLSTMIQALKTENTATLIPHYITKLLSEYEAESFNWLGEPIALELKLCWNSHSRNAELQKWFRKELSDILQTHLTIESMTP from the coding sequence ATGCCATTACACAGAAACTTCGAACAACTAAAAGATTGTGACCTCAACTTACTGATAGCTTTATCGGTATTGCTGAAAGAAGCACATGTCACTAAGGCTGCTAAGCAGCTTAATTTATCTCAATCGGCAATGAGTCAGGTCTTAAAAAGATTACGGCTTATGTTCGAAGATCCCCTGTTAGTAAAGGGGCACAATGGCATGACATTAACCAATAAAGCACTCAGCATAGAACAAGATCTAAAGCCTTTGCTGGTGAAGGTCATAGAACTGTTAGAAACTGATGACTTTGATCCTAAGACGGCACGAGGGCGCATACGTTTTATCATGAACGATGCCACCGCCCAATTGTGTATTGCGCCTTTGCTGAGCCGAATGAATGAGCTAGCACCTAATCTTGAAATTGAATATCTAACCCAACGACGAGATGGGTTTCAGGAATTACGTCGTGGTCAGGTAGACCTTATCGTCGGATTTTATGACAATGTCCCTAAACCCATCCAAAGTATGACGCTAGCGCGAGCTAACTGGCAGATGGTCTCTTTGAGCCATGACTTCGCCGTACAGCAAGGCGAATATAATGCGGAAACAGGCCTGAAACTGTTGAGATACCAATATCAAGAACATAACCAAATCCATGTGATTAATGCGCTGAAAAAAATAAACGCACAAGAGGCCTCATACGCACTCACATCTGGTTCACTGTCCACGATGATCCAGGCGCTTAAGACTGAGAATACCGCCACGCTTATCCCTCACTATATCACTAAGCTACTATCTGAATATGAAGCAGAGTCCTTTAACTGGTTAGGTGAGCCTATTGCTCTGGAACTTAAGCTTTGCTGGAATAGCCATAGTCGTAATGCCGAGCTGCAGAAATGGTTTAGAAAAGAGCTGTCTGACATCTTACAAACTCACCTGACAATCGAAAGTATGACTCCATGA
- a CDS encoding radical SAM protein, protein MLNYIEPVFRPPSEWKSLILQVTNGCSWNQCSFCDMYTAPQKRFRAQKLDQIVEDILKVSQLGASVSRVFLADGDAMSLPFSRLEAICLLIKEHLPQVTRISSYCLPRNLNNKTPEQLLRLKELGLTLLYIGCESGDNEVLDRIEKGETYESSLNALLKIKAAGIKSSVMILNGLGGTELSHQHAVNSAKLMNAAQPEYLSTLVVTLPLGTQSMDARFDGAFQLPDQMGLFKEMQTLLQELNLDKTIFRSDHASNYLVLKGILGRDKAQLLAQVDQAITQPQQTILRQEWQRGL, encoded by the coding sequence TTGCTGAATTATATAGAACCTGTGTTTCGACCACCCTCTGAGTGGAAATCACTTATTTTGCAGGTGACTAACGGCTGCAGTTGGAATCAGTGTAGCTTTTGTGACATGTATACAGCACCACAGAAACGTTTTCGTGCTCAGAAATTAGATCAGATCGTTGAGGATATTCTAAAGGTGTCACAGCTAGGTGCGTCTGTCAGTCGGGTTTTTCTGGCTGACGGTGATGCCATGAGTTTGCCTTTCTCCAGACTGGAAGCCATCTGTCTATTGATTAAAGAGCATCTCCCCCAAGTTACCCGGATAAGCAGTTATTGTTTGCCGAGAAATTTAAACAATAAGACCCCTGAACAGCTCTTAAGGCTTAAAGAGTTGGGCTTAACCTTGCTCTATATTGGCTGTGAAAGTGGTGATAATGAGGTACTTGATCGCATCGAGAAGGGTGAGACTTATGAGTCTTCATTGAATGCCTTGTTAAAGATAAAAGCCGCTGGCATCAAGTCTTCTGTGATGATACTTAATGGCTTAGGAGGCACTGAATTATCCCATCAGCATGCGGTTAACTCTGCTAAGTTAATGAATGCGGCTCAGCCCGAGTACTTGTCTACATTGGTGGTGACGTTACCGTTAGGGACACAAAGCATGGATGCGAGATTTGACGGTGCATTTCAGCTACCCGATCAAATGGGCTTATTTAAAGAGATGCAGACGCTATTACAGGAACTCAATCTCGATAAAACAATATTTAGATCCGATCACGCATCTAACTACCTGGTACTCAAAGGAATACTCGGTAGAGATAAAGCCCAGCTACTCGCTCAGGTTGATCAAGCCATCACACAACCGCAGCAGACCATACTCAGGCAGGAGTGGCAGCGAGGTTTATAA